One stretch of Pandoraea oxalativorans DNA includes these proteins:
- a CDS encoding serine/threonine protein kinase, translating to MNTDLPQGADAPQHPFASLLPDTVITAVEQLGSYSDGRLLALNSYENRVYQVGMEDGPPLIAKFYRPQRWTDDAILEEHAFTQTLAQQEIPVVAPLEIRGATLHHFDGFRFALFPRRGGRAPELQDPDTLNWLGRFLGRIHAQGTTQPYQHRLTLDIDTYGRAPVDYLWTNDFIPPDLRDAWRTIVDLALDSIARAYERAGDVKLLRVHGDCHGGNVLWTDAGPHFVDFDDTCMAPAMQDLWMLLSGTRAEMTGQLDEVLSGYEDFADFNPRELHLTEALRTLRLLHYSAWLARRWDDPAFPAAFPWFNTQRYWQDRILELREQVALMDEPPLTWR from the coding sequence ATGAACACCGATCTCCCCCAAGGCGCCGACGCACCCCAGCACCCGTTTGCCTCACTGCTCCCCGACACGGTCATCACCGCCGTGGAACAACTTGGGAGTTATAGCGACGGGCGTCTGCTCGCCCTCAACAGCTACGAGAACCGCGTCTATCAAGTAGGCATGGAAGACGGTCCGCCGCTGATTGCGAAGTTCTACCGTCCGCAGCGCTGGACCGACGACGCCATCCTCGAAGAGCACGCTTTCACCCAGACGCTCGCACAGCAGGAAATCCCGGTCGTCGCCCCGCTTGAGATTCGCGGCGCAACCCTGCATCACTTCGACGGTTTCCGCTTCGCCCTCTTCCCGCGACGTGGCGGCCGCGCCCCCGAGCTTCAGGATCCGGACACGCTCAACTGGCTCGGACGCTTTCTCGGACGCATCCACGCCCAAGGCACAACGCAACCGTACCAACACCGCCTCACGCTGGACATCGACACGTACGGCCGCGCCCCCGTCGACTATTTGTGGACGAACGACTTTATCCCGCCCGACTTGCGCGACGCCTGGCGCACCATCGTCGACCTGGCGCTCGACAGTATCGCGCGCGCCTATGAGCGAGCAGGAGACGTCAAACTGCTGCGGGTACACGGCGACTGCCACGGCGGCAATGTCCTATGGACGGACGCGGGCCCGCACTTCGTCGACTTCGACGACACCTGCATGGCCCCGGCCATGCAGGACCTCTGGATGCTGCTCTCCGGCACGCGCGCTGAAATGACCGGTCAGTTGGACGAGGTCCTCTCCGGCTACGAAGACTTCGCCGACTTCAATCCCCGCGAACTGCATCTGACGGAAGCCTTGCGAACGTTGCGCCTACTGCATTACAGCGCCTGGCTCGCCCGACGTTGGGACGACCCCGCGTTTCCTGCCGCATTCCCGTGGTTCAACACGCAACGTTACTGGCAGGATCGAATCCTTGAGCTTCGCGAACAAGTGGCATTGATGGATGAACCGCCGCTGACCTGGCGCTAA
- a CDS encoding metal-dependent hydrolase — protein sequence MHRTGWAASVHAWPLTLVGALLPDIDHPKSVLGRRIAPVSLLISGLFGHRGMTHSLLLPALAIAACLYGWGHVPAWMLALCAGYLSHLLADWLTPSGVPLCWPLRTRFRSPLYVTTGSSAEWCVAAALAFAMWRWW from the coding sequence ATGCATCGCACCGGTTGGGCCGCCAGCGTCCATGCGTGGCCGCTGACACTCGTCGGCGCGTTGCTGCCCGATATCGATCATCCGAAAAGTGTGTTGGGTCGACGCATTGCACCGGTGTCGCTGTTGATTTCCGGATTGTTCGGGCATCGCGGCATGACGCACTCTTTGTTGCTGCCCGCGCTCGCCATCGCGGCATGTCTATATGGTTGGGGGCATGTGCCTGCGTGGATGCTGGCGTTATGTGCGGGATATCTCTCGCATCTGCTGGCCGACTGGTTGACGCCTTCCGGTGTGCCGCTTTGCTGGCCGCTTCGAACGCGTTTTCGGTCGCCGCTATATGTGACGACAGGGTCGAGCGCGGAGTGGTGCGTCGCGGCGGCGCTGGCGTTCGCGATGTGGCGGTGGTGGTAG
- a CDS encoding transporter — translation MKKFLILAATLAPLAAHAMNPLVTDDTGTQDTGNWQLELNSEWLTQPTSRQQQWNNTLTYGVLPNLDVAIQAPYQRSRPDGDGWTSGFTDLQLQAKWRFLEGEQWSLGLKPFITLPTASQDRGLGNGRATTGANLLMQYNLDRWTFLANVGYTWNNNGLGNRTSLWNASTAVLFSVTEEVRLVGDIGLATNPDSSTSTKPAYALIGVVYSPTKDLDLDVGYKRGLNPASLSHSVQAGVTIRW, via the coding sequence ATGAAGAAGTTTCTGATCCTCGCAGCGACACTCGCACCGCTTGCCGCACACGCGATGAACCCGCTAGTCACGGACGACACCGGCACGCAAGACACGGGCAACTGGCAGCTTGAACTCAACAGCGAATGGCTGACGCAACCGACGTCGCGTCAACAACAGTGGAACAACACTCTGACGTATGGCGTGCTCCCTAATCTCGATGTCGCCATTCAAGCGCCCTATCAGCGCTCGCGCCCCGACGGCGACGGCTGGACCAGCGGCTTCACCGATCTCCAACTGCAAGCCAAGTGGCGCTTCCTCGAAGGGGAACAGTGGAGCCTGGGCCTCAAGCCTTTCATCACACTCCCGACGGCCAGTCAGGACCGTGGCCTTGGCAACGGCCGCGCGACGACCGGGGCGAATCTGTTGATGCAGTACAACCTCGACCGCTGGACGTTTCTCGCGAACGTCGGGTACACATGGAACAACAACGGCCTAGGCAATCGCACGAGCTTGTGGAATGCGTCGACGGCAGTGCTCTTCAGCGTGACGGAAGAGGTGCGACTCGTTGGCGACATCGGCCTGGCCACCAATCCCGACAGCTCGACGTCAACCAAACCGGCCTACGCACTGATCGGGGTCGTCTACAGTCCGACGAAGGATCTCGATTTGGACGTCGGCTACAAACGCGGCCTGAATCCCGCGTCCCTCAGCCATTCCGTACAGGCAGGCGTCACGATCCGGTGGTGA
- a CDS encoding isochorismatase family cysteine hydrolase, producing the protein MHYQTDILALFPAVAPTLLANTRALCDAARARGIAVYFVKFHFSPGYPEVSPMNRNGQGVKRLGLFVDDTISPELAQRPDEPLVLAHRASAFYGTDLQLRLSASGIDTLMMVGIASTGVMLSSVAYASDADYRLLTVKDCCYDPDTIVHDHLFATAFDSRTTVLSLADALSILT; encoded by the coding sequence ATGCACTATCAGACGGACATCCTCGCGCTGTTCCCCGCCGTCGCGCCGACGCTGCTCGCCAACACACGTGCGTTATGCGACGCGGCGCGCGCCCGCGGCATCGCCGTCTACTTCGTCAAATTCCACTTTAGTCCCGGCTATCCGGAAGTCAGCCCGATGAACCGCAACGGGCAAGGCGTGAAACGGCTGGGATTGTTCGTCGACGACACCATTTCGCCTGAACTGGCGCAACGACCGGACGAGCCGCTCGTCCTCGCGCATCGCGCCAGCGCTTTTTACGGCACCGACCTTCAGTTACGACTGAGCGCGAGCGGCATCGACACGTTGATGATGGTCGGCATCGCCTCGACCGGCGTCATGCTGTCTTCCGTGGCCTACGCAAGCGACGCCGATTACCGACTTCTCACGGTGAAGGACTGTTGCTACGACCCCGATACGATCGTTCACGATCACCTTTTCGCAACAGCCTTCGACTCGAGAACGACGGTGCTGTCGCTTGCCGACGCCCTGTCGATTCTGACGTAG
- a CDS encoding bifunctional helix-turn-helix transcriptional regulator/GNAT family N-acetyltransferase codes for MDLVDLPGKPREAEILELRDFSRKLVRELGFMRTTLADSDLAPSAVHAIIEIGATPGISAKDLGNILRLDKSNTSRQVAKLEASGLVRRTTANDDARTSELSLTEAGQKLRRKIDRFATDQVSSALRRIVPADQEALVRSLGLYADALAQDNSAKRGDEAGIDAQIAEGYQPGCIGDIASLHARYYAEHWGFGAYFEKKVATGLAEFAGALPAEGKALWLYVENGRTLASLAIDGNLETGVAHLRWFIVDDALRGSGVGRRLMSAAMAYVDSRFNETYLWTFKGLDAARHLYESFGFRLAEEAEGEQWGSRVVEQRFNRRKG; via the coding sequence ATGGACCTCGTCGATCTGCCCGGTAAGCCGCGCGAAGCGGAGATTCTCGAACTCCGCGATTTCTCCAGAAAACTGGTGCGGGAGCTGGGGTTCATGCGTACCACGCTCGCCGATAGCGATCTCGCGCCATCGGCCGTCCACGCCATCATCGAAATCGGCGCGACGCCCGGCATCAGCGCCAAGGACCTCGGCAATATTCTGCGTCTCGACAAATCGAACACCAGCCGACAAGTGGCGAAGCTAGAGGCCAGTGGCCTCGTGCGGCGCACGACCGCCAACGACGACGCGCGAACCTCCGAACTCTCGCTGACCGAGGCCGGGCAGAAGCTGCGGCGCAAGATCGACCGTTTCGCAACCGATCAGGTGTCGAGTGCATTACGACGTATCGTGCCCGCAGATCAGGAAGCGCTGGTCCGCTCGCTCGGGTTATATGCCGATGCGCTCGCCCAGGACAATTCGGCAAAGCGGGGGGATGAGGCCGGGATCGATGCGCAGATTGCGGAGGGTTATCAGCCCGGATGCATCGGCGATATCGCCAGCCTGCATGCACGCTACTACGCGGAGCACTGGGGCTTCGGCGCTTACTTCGAGAAGAAGGTGGCGACCGGGCTGGCGGAGTTTGCCGGGGCGTTGCCAGCGGAGGGCAAGGCGCTATGGTTGTACGTCGAAAACGGGCGCACGCTGGCCTCGCTCGCCATCGATGGGAATCTGGAGACGGGTGTCGCCCACTTGCGTTGGTTCATCGTGGACGACGCGCTGCGTGGCTCTGGCGTTGGACGGCGTCTCATGTCGGCCGCCATGGCGTATGTCGACTCGCGTTTCAACGAGACCTACCTGTGGACCTTCAAAGGGCTCGACGCCGCGCGCCATCTTTATGAATCGTTCGGTTTTCGTCTCGCCGAGGAAGCGGAGGGCGAGCAATGGGGAAGCCGCGTCGTCGAGCAGCGGTTTAACCGTCGCAAGGGATGA
- a CDS encoding PLP-dependent aminotransferase family protein, which yields MTDSPVSALVERLSADIRSGALPPGSALPTHRKLAAQYGMAIASATKVYAKLRDLGLVVGEVGRGTFVRDRPMQREWDVDDEARLSSSAVDLSFNHPSWPDQSELLRATLRELATAGDLSALMHQQPPGGRQHERETVAAYLRRARGIDVPGARVFLVGGAQQGLDVLVRTTLRPGDAVAVDALTYPGFKMTASLAGLALKPVAAEHRGQGAGSGHVGPDLDALEAICRRHAVRAIYTMPTLHNPLGWVLSRAQRRRLVEIARRHDCLIIEDATYAYLVDNAGPPIVTPAPERTFYVSSLSKSVATGLRFGYVVAPEAYAAQVKRVVRASYWSLSSVVTAIATRWLASGDVERQEERQRAQAKWRQTVAREALRGMEVVAHPSSLFLWLPLPEGLRMDRAASALAARGIAVSKAQAYATTRHAPHALRLGLSSMSEAQVAPVLAEVREVIDRMPL from the coding sequence ATGACCGATTCCCCTGTCTCTGCGCTCGTCGAACGCCTGTCGGCCGATATTCGCAGCGGTGCGCTGCCGCCAGGCTCGGCACTGCCGACGCATCGAAAACTCGCCGCGCAGTACGGCATGGCGATTGCGTCCGCGACCAAGGTCTACGCAAAGCTGCGCGATCTGGGGCTGGTCGTCGGCGAGGTCGGACGGGGGACATTCGTTCGGGATCGTCCGATGCAGCGCGAGTGGGACGTCGATGACGAGGCGCGGCTGAGTTCCAGCGCGGTGGATCTGTCGTTCAACCATCCGTCATGGCCGGATCAGAGCGAGTTGCTGCGCGCGACGTTGCGTGAGTTGGCGACGGCGGGCGATCTCAGTGCGTTGATGCATCAGCAGCCGCCCGGCGGTCGGCAACACGAACGCGAGACGGTGGCGGCGTATCTGCGTCGTGCGCGCGGGATCGACGTACCGGGGGCGCGCGTCTTTCTCGTCGGTGGCGCGCAACAAGGCCTCGACGTCCTGGTACGAACGACGTTGCGCCCGGGCGATGCCGTGGCCGTCGACGCATTGACGTATCCGGGGTTCAAGATGACGGCGTCGCTGGCAGGGCTGGCGTTGAAGCCCGTCGCGGCGGAGCATCGCGGGCAGGGTGCGGGAAGTGGACATGTGGGGCCCGATCTCGATGCGCTCGAAGCGATATGCCGTCGCCATGCCGTGAGGGCCATCTATACGATGCCGACGTTGCACAACCCGCTGGGTTGGGTGTTGAGTAGGGCACAGCGTCGGCGTTTGGTAGAGATTGCACGACGTCACGACTGCCTGATCATCGAAGATGCGACTTATGCGTATCTCGTCGATAACGCGGGGCCGCCCATCGTCACGCCCGCACCCGAGCGTACGTTTTACGTATCGAGTCTCTCGAAGAGCGTGGCGACGGGGTTGCGCTTCGGGTATGTCGTAGCGCCTGAGGCGTACGCAGCGCAGGTCAAACGTGTGGTGCGGGCCTCGTACTGGAGTCTGTCGAGTGTGGTCACGGCCATCGCGACGCGCTGGCTCGCGAGCGGTGACGTCGAGCGTCAGGAGGAGCGCCAGCGCGCGCAGGCGAAGTGGCGTCAGACGGTTGCCCGTGAGGCGTTGCGCGGTATGGAGGTGGTCGCGCATCCGTCGTCTTTGTTTCTCTGGCTGCCGTTGCCCGAGGGGTTGCGCATGGACCGGGCGGCGTCTGCGCTGGCTGCGCGCGGCATCGCCGTATCGAAGGCGCAGGCCTACGCCACGACGCGGCACGCGCCTCATGCGCTTCGGCTGGGGTTGAGTTCGATGAGCGAGGCGCAGGTCGCGCCGGTGCTCGCCGAAGTGCGCGAGGTCATCGACCGAATGCCGCTGTGA
- a CDS encoding PaaI family thioesterase, producing MPQTTDIPQDAQYPVLTYLQRLLDGTLRGNESIHMRYPTAISQFLGFRIVEVGEALAVIELDTHPEIHGNQQGTVHGGLLCELADAAIGTAHSTLMGEGETFTSIDLKATFLRPVWDARLLARAWATHRGRTVSHYQCDIQREDGKVVARVDSAVMTLRGEHARGR from the coding sequence ATGCCCCAGACGACCGACATCCCCCAGGACGCGCAATACCCCGTGCTGACCTATTTGCAGCGACTGCTCGACGGCACGCTGCGCGGCAACGAATCCATCCATATGCGCTACCCTACGGCGATCTCGCAATTCCTCGGCTTCCGGATCGTGGAAGTCGGCGAGGCGCTCGCCGTCATCGAACTGGATACCCACCCTGAGATCCACGGCAACCAGCAAGGCACCGTGCATGGCGGCCTGCTGTGCGAACTGGCGGACGCAGCCATCGGCACCGCACACTCGACACTCATGGGTGAAGGCGAGACGTTCACGAGCATCGATCTGAAGGCGACGTTTCTGCGCCCGGTGTGGGACGCACGTCTGCTGGCCCGCGCGTGGGCAACGCATCGCGGACGCACCGTCTCGCACTATCAATGCGACATCCAACGTGAGGACGGCAAGGTCGTCGCGCGCGTGGACAGCGCCGTCATGACCTTGCGCGGGGAGCACGCCAGAGGTCGATGA
- a CDS encoding IPT/TIG domain-containing protein, giving the protein MADCTWNIPAGTAPYTESTTSNAALAACDPNLGSGTSGVYTAANGSTADIVLSDQSRLSIDVNDQTQDIYRFTPGANSTQTSWTFTLFLDNGNGTYGNPRVLTVNRERGVPTITSLATSLGTTKGSTAGGTSVTISGTNFVTSGPPAVTFGGDAGTDVTVVSPTIMTVKTPSHAAGLVNVSLSTSGGTAPTPATFTFVDPPTVTGVTPSQGETGGGTSVTISGTDFTFVTDVLFGGTSAQSITVNSATSITAVAPAGSGTVHVRVAAVGGTSATSAADQFTYANIPTVTSVTPNQGPSAGGGLITINGTNFVAGATAVSFGGTPATGVNVTSSTSLTATIPGGTAGAVDVTVTTAAGTSTTSASDRYTYVAAPTISGISPASGAAPGGTSVTITGSGFTAGASVTFDGTSATGLTFNSPTSITVTTPAHAAGLVDVVVTTAGGSVTLPTSFTYASAPTVTSVAPQSGPTAGGTSVTITGTNLSGATQVTFGGTNAATYTVNSGTSITATSPSGAGTVDIRVQTPGGTSAISGADRFTYVIPPNVTAIAPATGPGAGGTLVTIVGTGFTGATVVTFGGSNATGYTVSGDTSITATSPAGTGIQDVRVTTAGGTSAVSGVDKFTYVSAPTITGVTPNIGPDSGGGQVTISGTGLNAVTGVKFGSTSAGFTLGTATSMTATVPAGTAGTVDVIVTSAGGSSATGAADRYTYVAKPTAAPVSMTVAFNSAATPVNVDLSNGVTSVGVSLQATNGTATAVGTSLTYKPNAGFSGTDSFSYTLTNLAGASLPGVVSVTVSPSTFAYAPSSPPAGAVGVFYTSDSLKSASGGTAPYTYAPVGTLPPGLTLDPSGTLSGTPTTVGAYSFKVQVTDNLTAGGPYSITSGTIAMSVTPPTITFNLSSLPDGVAGAAYAQTIQASGGVGPYTYTLMTGSLPAGINWNPATGVISGTPTQTNTGASFIILATDSNHFSATLPLTLRIAAPVLDVTPTTLSAAILGQAYSQVVTGSGGNGPYTFVVTGLPNGLTFTSGTAGGTISGTPTAAGVFPISVKMTDSTSGTGAPFSKNKSISLTVNTSTMTLSPTSLPTPFAGQAYNQTVTAANGVAPYRYNVTTGTLPNGLSLDPATGILSGTPTTTGASTFTVTATDSSTGPGTPLTATQSYNFNITGQAASAPPVQTQTLSNAPVTFRATAKAVGGPFTRIAIATPPSSGTAVVNGEDIVYTPTPSTNGDVTFAYTLTNAVGTSAPIPVTVTVRAVPVTAAPQEASVAANGTADFDITTGATGGPFTGANVVSISPANAGTATIISTAAAPAAAGTAGAAVATGNKYTLRFVPAATFAGVAVLSYTISNANATSAPGTAKVTVAPRKDPTTDPDVTGLIGAQVEAARRFATTQIGNYNQRLEMLHGKGRAPSSNGLNVVLPSADRGNSRDPARCQDVVGITDRDACLRGEVSPTAMNKARSLDVRDKSDKNAGTSGVATGDGPNLPGEGENGDQRFAYWTAGTVDFGFANTAAQRSGFKFTTGGVTMGADYRFSDQFSLGAGVGYGHDSTDIGSSGTRSTGDSYSGALYASYRPIPVLFVDAVAGFGTLSFDSRRWVVDANDFAQGKRNGQQFFGSLSAGYEYRTDDWLFSPYGRLTASRSTLDQYSETGAGLNALTYFKQNVNTLSGTLGVRAGFAKATRIGTFSPYIRVELQHDFNGQSLAGLAYADIASSGPVYFVPGSPYGSDRVQVGAGTKLRTGALIFGLDYSVTTGMGGLQQGFRLTFTAPF; this is encoded by the coding sequence ATGGCCGACTGCACCTGGAATATTCCGGCCGGGACTGCGCCCTACACGGAAAGCACCACCAGCAATGCCGCACTGGCGGCCTGCGACCCGAACCTGGGCTCGGGCACCAGTGGTGTCTATACGGCGGCGAACGGCAGTACTGCGGATATTGTCCTGTCGGATCAATCGAGGCTGAGTATCGACGTCAACGACCAGACTCAGGATATCTACAGATTCACGCCAGGCGCGAATTCGACGCAAACGTCCTGGACATTCACCTTGTTTCTGGACAACGGCAACGGGACCTATGGAAATCCGCGTGTACTGACGGTCAATCGCGAACGAGGTGTGCCAACGATCACGTCGCTGGCAACGTCCTTGGGCACAACGAAAGGTTCGACGGCCGGTGGCACGTCGGTGACGATCTCGGGCACGAACTTTGTGACGAGCGGTCCCCCAGCGGTGACGTTCGGGGGGGATGCGGGCACGGATGTGACAGTCGTTAGTCCGACGATCATGACGGTCAAAACACCGAGTCATGCCGCCGGCCTTGTCAACGTCAGCCTGTCGACCTCCGGTGGAACGGCGCCGACACCGGCTACGTTCACGTTCGTCGACCCGCCGACGGTCACGGGCGTGACGCCGAGCCAGGGCGAAACTGGCGGGGGGACCAGCGTCACGATTTCCGGTACGGATTTCACGTTTGTGACGGACGTGCTGTTCGGTGGCACGTCGGCACAGTCGATCACAGTCAACAGTGCAACGTCCATCACGGCAGTTGCGCCTGCAGGCAGCGGCACCGTTCACGTCAGGGTCGCGGCTGTCGGTGGGACGAGCGCAACCAGCGCAGCGGACCAGTTCACTTACGCCAACATCCCGACAGTAACGAGTGTGACGCCCAATCAAGGGCCTTCGGCTGGCGGCGGCCTCATCACGATCAACGGCACGAACTTCGTCGCCGGTGCGACCGCCGTGAGTTTCGGCGGCACGCCAGCGACTGGCGTCAACGTCACCAGCAGCACGTCGCTCACTGCGACCATCCCCGGCGGGACTGCCGGCGCGGTGGATGTCACCGTCACGACCGCAGCGGGTACGAGCACAACGTCGGCAAGCGATCGGTACACCTATGTCGCCGCGCCGACAATCAGCGGAATTTCGCCCGCATCCGGCGCGGCCCCGGGCGGCACTTCCGTGACGATCACGGGATCAGGTTTTACCGCCGGCGCGTCGGTGACCTTCGACGGTACCTCCGCGACCGGCCTGACGTTCAACAGCCCGACCTCGATAACGGTGACGACCCCCGCGCATGCCGCAGGTCTCGTCGACGTGGTCGTGACGACCGCAGGCGGCAGTGTGACGCTGCCCACGAGTTTCACGTACGCTTCGGCGCCCACGGTGACGAGCGTAGCGCCTCAATCCGGGCCAACGGCAGGCGGCACGTCAGTCACCATCACGGGCACAAACCTGAGCGGCGCGACACAGGTGACGTTCGGTGGAACGAATGCCGCAACGTACACGGTCAACAGTGGTACGTCGATCACCGCAACGTCGCCCAGCGGCGCAGGGACGGTGGATATCCGGGTGCAGACGCCGGGCGGTACCAGCGCAATCTCTGGCGCCGACCGATTCACGTACGTCATCCCGCCGAACGTCACGGCCATCGCGCCTGCGACGGGACCCGGTGCAGGCGGCACATTGGTCACGATTGTCGGTACGGGCTTCACCGGTGCGACCGTCGTGACCTTTGGCGGGAGCAACGCGACGGGCTATACGGTTAGCGGCGACACGTCGATCACCGCGACATCGCCTGCGGGCACCGGTATTCAGGATGTGCGCGTAACGACAGCGGGAGGGACCAGTGCCGTGAGTGGGGTCGACAAGTTCACCTATGTCTCTGCGCCGACGATCACCGGTGTGACCCCCAACATTGGCCCGGACAGCGGGGGCGGACAGGTGACCATCAGCGGAACGGGCCTCAACGCGGTGACCGGTGTCAAGTTTGGCAGCACCAGCGCCGGGTTTACGCTTGGCACGGCAACGTCGATGACCGCGACGGTGCCTGCCGGCACGGCGGGGACCGTGGACGTCATTGTCACGTCGGCAGGCGGGAGCAGTGCCACGGGCGCGGCGGATCGATATACCTATGTCGCAAAACCCACGGCGGCGCCTGTGTCGATGACCGTCGCGTTCAACAGCGCTGCGACGCCAGTCAATGTCGACCTCTCTAACGGTGTCACGTCGGTCGGGGTCAGCCTGCAAGCGACCAATGGCACGGCCACGGCTGTGGGCACATCGTTGACCTACAAACCGAATGCGGGATTCTCGGGCACGGATTCCTTCTCCTACACGTTGACGAACCTCGCAGGCGCATCGTTGCCGGGGGTCGTCTCCGTAACCGTTTCGCCTTCGACGTTCGCTTATGCGCCGTCGTCGCCTCCGGCTGGCGCTGTCGGTGTGTTCTACACCTCGGATTCGCTGAAGTCGGCCTCGGGTGGCACGGCACCTTACACGTACGCCCCTGTCGGTACGCTGCCACCTGGCCTGACGCTCGATCCGAGCGGTACGTTGTCCGGCACGCCGACGACAGTAGGCGCCTACTCGTTCAAGGTGCAAGTCACCGACAATCTCACGGCGGGCGGCCCGTACTCGATCACGAGCGGTACCATCGCCATGTCGGTGACGCCTCCGACGATCACGTTCAACCTCTCGTCGTTGCCGGACGGTGTCGCGGGTGCGGCATATGCGCAGACGATTCAGGCGAGCGGCGGGGTCGGGCCATACACGTACACACTGATGACGGGCTCTTTGCCTGCAGGTATCAACTGGAATCCGGCGACTGGCGTCATCAGCGGCACACCGACGCAGACGAACACTGGCGCATCTTTCATCATTCTGGCGACCGACAGCAACCATTTCTCCGCGACCTTGCCGCTGACGTTGCGCATTGCCGCGCCGGTACTCGACGTCACCCCGACGACGCTGTCCGCCGCAATATTGGGGCAGGCGTATTCGCAAGTCGTCACAGGAAGTGGGGGGAACGGTCCCTACACCTTCGTGGTGACGGGCTTGCCGAACGGGTTGACGTTCACGTCGGGGACCGCCGGGGGTACGATCTCCGGCACGCCGACGGCGGCCGGTGTCTTCCCGATCTCGGTCAAGATGACCGACAGCACGAGTGGCACGGGCGCGCCGTTCTCCAAGAACAAGTCGATTAGCCTGACGGTGAACACGTCGACGATGACGCTGAGTCCTACATCGTTGCCGACGCCGTTCGCGGGGCAGGCGTACAACCAGACAGTGACGGCAGCGAATGGCGTCGCGCCGTATCGTTACAACGTCACGACGGGCACATTGCCCAACGGCTTGTCGCTCGATCCGGCGACGGGCATTCTTTCCGGCACGCCGACAACGACCGGCGCCAGCACGTTCACCGTCACCGCGACGGATTCGAGCACGGGGCCGGGCACGCCGCTCACGGCGACGCAGAGCTACAACTTCAACATCACGGGCCAGGCGGCATCGGCCCCCCCGGTGCAAACGCAAACGCTTTCGAACGCACCCGTTACGTTCCGGGCGACGGCCAAGGCCGTGGGCGGGCCGTTCACGCGCATCGCCATTGCGACGCCGCCATCGAGCGGTACGGCCGTCGTCAATGGCGAGGACATCGTCTACACGCCGACGCCGAGCACGAATGGCGATGTGACGTTTGCCTACACGCTGACCAACGCGGTCGGTACGTCCGCGCCGATTCCGGTGACGGTAACCGTGCGGGCCGTGCCGGTGACGGCTGCACCGCAAGAGGCGTCTGTCGCCGCCAACGGCACGGCCGACTTCGACATCACTACCGGCGCGACGGGAGGGCCGTTCACGGGCGCGAACGTCGTGTCGATCTCACCGGCGAATGCGGGTACGGCAACGATCATCAGCACAGCGGCTGCGCCCGCCGCAGCGGGGACCGCGGGTGCCGCCGTCGCCACAGGGAACAAGTACACGTTGCGCTTCGTCCCAGCCGCCACGTTTGCCGGTGTCGCGGTGCTCTCGTACACGATCTCGAACGCGAACGCCACATCCGCACCCGGTACGGCGAAGGTCACCGTCGCGCCGCGCAAGGATCCGACGACCGACCCCGACGTGACCGGTCTCATCGGCGCACAGGTCGAAGCCGCGCGACGCTTCGCCACCACACAGATCGGCAACTACAACCAGCGTCTCGAAATGCTGCACGGCAAGGGGCGCGCGCCGTCGAGCAACGGGTTGAACGTGGTGCTGCCGTCGGCGGATCGCGGCAACAGTCGCGACCCGGCGCGATGTCAGGATGTCGTCGGCATCACGGATCGCGACGCCTGCCTGCGAGGGGAGGTCAGCCCGACGGCGATGAATAAGGCCAGGAGCCTCGACGTGCGCGATAAGTCGGACAAGAACGCGGGCACGAGCGGCGTTGCTACGGGCGACGGTCCCAACCTGCCCGGCGAAGGCGAGAACGGCGACCAGCGTTTCGCTTACTGGACGGCGGGTACGGTGGACTTCGGTTTCGCCAACACGGCCGCCCAGCGCTCGGGCTTCAAGTTCACGACCGGTGGCGTGACGATGGGCGCGGACTATCGCTTCTCCGATCAGTTCTCGCTGGGCGCGGGCGTCGGTTACGGGCACGACTCCACCGACATTGGCAGTTCCGGTACACGCAGCACGGGCGACAGCTATAGCGGTGCGTTGTACGCGAGCTATCGTCCGATTCCGGTGCTCTTCGTCGATGCTGTCGCAGGCTTTGGCACGCTGAGCTTCGACTCGCGCCGCTGGGTTGTCGACGCTAACGACTTCGCGCAAGGCAAGCGCAACGGCCAGCAGTTCTTCGGTTCGTTGTCCGCCGGGTACGAGTATCGTACCGACGACTGGCTGTTCTCGCCGTACGGCCGTCTGACGGCGTCGCGCTCCACGCTCGATCAGTACAGCGAAACCGGTGCGGGGCTCAACGCGCTCACGTATTTCAAGCAGAACGTGAATACGCTCTCCGGCACCCTGGGCGTGCGCGCCGGTTTCGCGAAGGCGACACGCATCGGGACGTTCTCGCCCTACATTCGTGTGGAGTTGCAGCACGACTTCAACGGGCAGAGTCTGGCGGGACTGGCGTATGCCGATATCGCGTCGAGCGGACCGGTGTACTTCGTGCCGGGCAGTCCGTACGGCAGCGACCGCGTGCAAGTCGGTGCGGGAACGAAACTGCGCACCGGTGCGCTCATCTTCGGGCTGGATTACAGCGTGACGACGGGGATGGGCGGATTGCAGCAAGGCTTCCGATTGACGTTCACGGCACCGTTCTGA